A segment of the Trifolium pratense cultivar HEN17-A07 linkage group LG7, ARS_RC_1.1, whole genome shotgun sequence genome:
ttactatgttgttgttgtggggcggctatgaaaaagcaaaaagtggcatatgtttttcctcttatgaataagatttcatgttctttaataatttatgtaggactatatatatttatactcatcaattaataagataacctttttttttatttgtacgagacttataattttaatcatatattaataaagttgtttatttttttataattttacgggttatactagatcaaatattaatacaagacctaattattttgttcatttttacgagccatattttttttttattaatatattaataaggttgctcattcttgacatatatttatactcatgcattaacagaaggatataatcttttgtgtgatttctgcggtgcctgtgtttttttttttgaacaaactaaaatgaattttattattaataatgagtcctgattggcacaaggtgtgccaaacaaaacaacaacagtttatatcatacacgtacgcagagcctatgtttttactcttattaataaaatttacagtttttaactattttttgtgaacttatatttatactcatatattaatatacgataACCTAATCTTCTGTGTggtttatgcgggacctatgttttttactcatattaatacgattaatacgtttgtccgttcttttataacatatacgaaacctataaaatactcatatattaatatggaaacttttttttgtgatttctacggagcttatacttttatttatatattaattaagttgcctattttgttttacaattttacgggttatactcatatttaatacggtgacctaattattttgatgatttttgtgagacctatattttcactaacatattaacaaggttacctattttttaataattttaaaaggatatatttatactcatatatttaatacagggacctaattttttggtggtttttacaaggcctatgtttttactaatatattaataaggtaacctatttttccataatttctacattatcatttatattcaaatattaatacggagacataaggtttttttgtgatagttttaccattgttctttttctatttttttaccaaatattatatctttctatttttttaatcttttaatctacttcccaataaattactattttatgttatcaagtgaagttttcaattttttactattttttttagacctatatttataattatatattaatacgagatcctaatcttttgtgtgatttctggggacctatgtgttttttttttggtacatggggacctatgtgttttactcatattaataagtttgctcattcttttatatttaaactcatatattaataaggaaacttttttgtttgtgtggtttctacCGGACTTatacatttaattatatattaattaagttgtttgaaacaaaaataaaataaaaattaagttgtctatttttttttacaatttttctggttatactcatatttaatacgatgacctaattattttgatgactgtTGCGATACctatcctatattttcactaacattttaatatgattgcctattttttaataatttttacgggactatatttatactcatatattaatacatgtacataagtttttttttgatttttcaacacctatgtttttactaatatatattatatattaataaggtagcctattttttttcttcataatttctacattatctatatttatattcctaaattaatacggagacctaaagtttttttgtgatggttttaccattgttctttttctattttttttaccaaatattatatcctttcatcttaccaagtgaggagcggcaacgccgcgactcccgtgcggacgcacgggtgtcctgctagtaTTAGAGAGAATATTCAGATACTACTCATTCCGTTCCTTTTTAATTGTCATTTTGAATCACTATCCACTATTCACATAATCTActtttatcataaatttttattaatgtataaAATCAAATGTTAGCAAATAGAATATTATTCAATTTGTCTCgacgaatatttttaaaatatatttcataattttttatgatagataattaaaaatattagtgattaaagttATACATTGACATGTGTGCGGTGGTAAAAAAAcgacatttaaaaataaatggatGGATGGAGTAATTTTTCTATTGTAGTTTCTCCTCCATTTCTTTCTTTGATATCTCACTCTACAGCATTGCTCTCGTAACAAACAGACGCATAAAGCTTTGCCACGTAAACTACCTCACGGGTCCATTTAACGAATTTTCATTAGGTCGAACTTGCGCGAAAACAAAAACCCTTTCATCAGTGGAAGTGTGAGTCACTGAGACACTCACAAACACATAGCGAACTCAACTTCATCTTCAGAAAATTCTAACAATGGATCCTTCATCTTCCACATCACTCCCACAATCTCTCCACCTCGCTATGGCCGCGTTACTCGGAGCCTCTTTCATGGCCATTTCCGCTTTCTACATCCACCGCCGCACCGTCGACCATGTCCTCCACCGTATCGTCGAAATCCGTCGCGCACCGCCTGCTGTAACAACCGATGAAGCAAACTCCGATGAGGAAGAGAACTCCGGCGATGATCTGAGCGGGTTCGACGGCGGAGAAACGGAAACGGATAACGATTCGAGAAATTATCAAGGAACGTTGTCGAGGTCTTTAGATGAGAATACGAACTTGCTTCGAAACTATAGAGTTTCTTCTTCCATGCCGGACGTTGTTTCTGCAACTGAATGGTTTCCTGATGGTCGTAAGAACCGTTCGTCTTCGCATGATAATCTTAATTCTGTTCCGTTAGGGCTTCCATCTCTTCGAACGAGTTCAAAGCTTGGTGCGAATTTGAAAAACCTaaacattttctgttttgtatgatttttttagtCTTGAAATGTTGGCTTTAATTTGTGATTTGTGGTTGGTTTTTGTTGCAGAGAGTTCTCAGATTTCGAGTTCTTATAAGAGGATAGCTTCTGTTGGTAGAATTAACACTCCGAGATCACCGGGACGAAATACATTTGAAAATGCTGATGATTCTGATGATGATGGAACACAGCTTAGTGAGGATAATCGGATTCCTTTTTACCCTGTGACTAGAGATTCTTCAAATTCTTATGTGAGGATTATGATTTATTGTTTGTTGGGATACTTAAGCTGTTTATTTAAGTCTTTGTTAACTAAAATATGgattttgttgataattttcttttggATTTAAATGATACACTTTTTCGGTGTAAATCAAATAAGTTTTACCCTAAGGTCCAATGAAAATCTATTGTTTTTCCATTGGTATGACATGGGAAATGGTCCATCATCAGATGTCGGTGTAAAACTGATTTAGACCAACAATGTATGTTCATTAAactcttttcattttcttcggTTAATAGTGGGCAAGTGGAGGAACACACTTTCTTGTGTTTAGCATGTTTAGTTGGCCCTAATTGGTTTGCTAAaatgttatttgttatttttcatttttatgtaaaatactactttgtttcattcattttctgGTTTTGAAGTTTTATGTAGCAATTGGTGAAAGCAATAACATAatattagaaattaaaaaaatgtcaataaggtgtaaattttttttgtatgttaACAAAAAGTGAGCAtaggaaataaaattaaaagagattttTCAAACCAATTAGGCTCTATAGAACCCGAGGTTCAGAGTCATTGCATTTTATAGATCAACATGATACTTGGATGGTTCACAATTCGAAGGCTGTATTCTTGCAAGGATGCTTTTTTGATTTGGTAGTTTAAGATAGTATTCGTATGGTACGGTGCATGATCATCAATCTTTTTTACCTTATCCTTACTTTTTGGTGGTGTATCATAATTCATGCTACATTTATTTCTATATTGGCCTTTCATGTGGTTCATGATGTTGTTGAATTGCAGGGACTAAATTCAACTGTTCCATTCAGAGTTGATGATGTAAATGCCGCGAATAATCAGATGTTTGGAGAGGTTTCGAAAGAAGCAGGAGCTGGTACAAATATTAACGGTGCAATGACAGATTCAACTTCAGTAAATGCAGCTGGGAATGATCTTGTGTTTGTCAACAATGTCTTGTCGGCAAGAAGCACAATGCTCGGTACTTTTAAGTCCTATCGTTATCTTACTATTCTTATTGTTTCTAAATTCCTTCGTGTTAAATAGTTTCGGTTTCGGATTTAATCCTGCATGTAACCTCATTTTCCTATCCTCTTTTCCTATCGTATTTTAACTTTGTTTGCTCCCCGTTTTTGTGAAAACTTTTCTAAATGATAACAAAACTATGATTACGTTTTCTATCGTTGTTTTGCTTTTATAATATTTGAAAATGTTGAAAAAACCAGTGTTAAATGCATCATTGTCTTGTTCAGAGCCAATGAATATTGAAGAGGAGGAAGTTTGCAAGATGATTCGTGAATGCTTAGATTTGCGTAAGAAATATGTTTACAAGGAAAATGTCGTTCCATGGAAGGCTGAACCTGTCGAAACTAACTCTGATCCATTTCACTTTGAACCAGTTGAAGCAACAGGAGTAAGTTTGTTTCTTGTCCATTATTGATCTGTCACTCAGATTTTCCTCATACACGTGGAATCTGCTGGAGTTCTTAACAGACATTTATGTTTTGAAGTGTTTGTCTGATAATGTTACGACTTACTGGCTTTTTGAAATTGCAAACAGCACCACTTTCGAATGGAAGATGGAGTCGTACGTGTTTTTGCAAATAAAACTGGTATGCAGAGTGTTAACAATAGGGCATTTTGATGATTATTTCTCTGCTATCTAATTTTCAATATTTGTTTGTCGAGGATCAAAGAACTGAGCTTTATATGAATCTGTGCGCAGATACTGAAGAGCTATTCCCTGTTGCAAGCGCAACaagtttttttactcatatgGATTACATTCTCAAAGTTATGTCCATTGGGAATGTTCGTTCTGCATGCTACCACAGACTGCGTTTTCTTGAGGAAGTATGTTTTCACAAGTTTCTTTGTAGATTCTTTCTTTATGCATTACTGTGGTGTTTGTTTGTAACATCCATCTGATCATTATACAGAAATTCCGCCTTCATCTGTTACTGAATGCAGATCGGGAGTTTGTTGCCCAGAAAAGTGCACCACACCGAGACTTCTACAATATCCGAAAAGTTGATACTCACATTCATCATTCTGCATGCATGAATCAGAAGCATCTCCTCCGCTTCATCAAGTCAAAGTTAAGAAAAGAACCTGATGAGGTAAAAATCTGCTCTCAGATTATAactatattttgaaatataatgcTGGCTTACCTCCCCTCTTTTCATTTTTCCTCTTGTAGTTTTAGATTAGTAGCTTTTGTATGTTTTTCTATTTGTATTAACTTATGTGTTCAGGTTGTTATGTTGTTCAGGTTGTTATATTTAGAGATGGAAAGTATATGACGCTTAAGGAGGTGTTTGAGAGTTTGGATTTGACTGGGTATGCATTGTCCTCTGATGTTTtcatttagcttcttcaagaatGAGATCATCTTATGCTTACGGGCTTGCATTTCTGCTTATTTCTAATTAGTGAAAATTATGACGCAGATATGATCTGAATGTGGATTTGTTGGACGTCCATGCAGATAAGAGCACATTTCATAGATTTGACAAATTCAACCTAAAGTATAATCCTTGTGGACAGAGTAGACTCAGAGAGATATTTTTAAAGCAGGATAATCTTATCCAGGGTTAGTTTAGCAATGAGAATGATACCTATTATTTAATTGTATAAAGTTTAGCAACTCCAAATGATTATTAAATGGGTTTGTTGATGTTTCTTGAATTCATAATAGCTTAAAACTACCCATATTTCAGGAAGGTTTCTGGCTGAAGTAACAAAGCAAGTTTTGTTAGATCTTGAAGCAAGTAAATATCAGGTAAAGTTTACAGTGATCTAAGTTACTTTTTCCCCGTGATATTTGTATCTCACTGTATTTctgttaaaatataaaattttcagaTGGCCGAGTACAGGATCTCTGTTTATGGAAGAAAACAGAGCGAATGGGATCAGCTGGCAAGTTGGTTTGTTAACAATGCTCTTTATAGTAAGAATGCTGTATGGCTAATCCAGGTATTGTGTTGTTCATGTTGCTATTCAGGCAgcatttctctctctctcatggTTGTTTTGATGATCAGACATTGTGGGGCTCGGTAGTAATCCCATTGTGGCCTCAATAATAAAGTCTGTCCACTTTGTCTTATTTATGTTTGATCCGATTCCGACTCTCTTAAGTTGTTTGCTATTTTCACTGAGATTTGTTTACACTGGCTACATGAGTTGATTGTAAACACTGTCTCAGTAATGACACTAACCATCATTTTCCTATTGAAGTTTCAAAGGATTACACTGGCTTCTGTAGTTTTTTTTAGCTTTAGGACCAGCTTAGTTTTCAGCCTGAAATTGTAATGGATAATGCTACAGGACAAAGTCGTCACATAAATGCCCTCAGAAAATTGATCAATAAAACTTCTAATTTAATATAAGGTCTCGAACGTGCACTGTAGAGTCCATCTTATGAAAAGTGAATCCTTTCCTATTATTCTTTTCCTCCAAATTATAGGATTAACTCATGAGTGCTATTACAATTACCAgaataaatgttttttaattgCATTGGCCTCACCATACAATTATTGTAAATAATGCTATCTTTGTTGTCCACCGTTTGCCTtatatctattatttttttacatataaagTTTCCTATCCTTTTCAGATGTGTATTCAACCTAAAGTGCTTTTtatgttactattattttttaagtacaGTGATTGTTGGCACTAGAAAAATGTGACTTCCTGTCAGCAGCATCATTACCTGATTGTCGTTTTCGAAAAAAAAACCTGATTGTCCACATCTCTTGCTTCATAGCTTGAGCAGTGAGCAGTGGTATTAGATGCTGAGTAGAATAATCATTTAGGTTACTGACTAACTGTGTGGTATTAGATGCTGGTTTTTCGTAAACACTAACACAGTATCCCTGTTCCCAGAAAAAGTAGATCCCAAAAGAAAAATGCTAATAACAAGAGGTAGTcacttaaaaatatttgactttGAAACCACATGAATGGAAATTGGGATGTGGACGGTGGATTATGGATCTAAAGAAAAAAGTTGATAGAGACAAATGAAAAGGTAGAACAATATGATTGAATGAATGTGTGAGAATAGAAGAGGTCTCTCCTTCAAGGGTTTACCCTTTATTAAGAGTTACTCCTCTAACATACACACACTTATCAAATGTATAGAGTGACCCTCCTAACCTTACATCccctattttcttttatttatcttaGGACACGCCTAAACCGAGGAGTGTCCGTCTTCATAGACCCCAACTAATTTTCCTTTATCTTCTATCCTTACAATGAATGACACAGATTCTTAGATAGATAATGGGACATAAAATACAACAACTTATTCTACATGAAAATGAAGTCATGATTTTAAGATAGTATATGAGAATAATCATTAATAGAAATTTTAATAATGCTCCATGGTTTTGATATAATGCTGAGAATTTTTTGTTGTGCTGCCTTCTTTCGAGTCTTTTAGAATTATCATTTTGTTCATCGACtctgatatttttatttttttaaaattcttggCACAGTTACCACGGCTATATAATATCTACAGGAGCATGGGAATTGTTACCTCCTTTCAGAATATTCTGGATAATGTGTTTATCCCTCTTTTTGAAGCCACAGTAGATCCAAATTCTCATCCTCAATTACATTTGTTTTTGATGCAGGTTCGTCAATCTGTATTTTTATGTTCTTGCGTGTACCTCTACTTTGTATGCTTGTATGTTTGGTTACATAACTTTCCATATCTAGCATGTTAACACTAAGTGGCTGATCCAAAATATTGTTTAGTGGGGAGCTAGAAATTGATACAagaatttttaagaaaaaaatattaatctaaGAAAATATGGACGCCTATGTGGTGACTGAAAAATAAACATCCAATTTTGCTCTGAAATATATCAAATATCTATCCAACTATTCTTTTATAAGATGATTTTTAGGAACAAATTATTCTTATAGTAGACTCTCCACACACCTTAGGCCCAATAATGTCATTTGGACTTTATGCGACCCAATCCTTCTTCGTTCCTATGACATTCACACTTAAAATTCCTATGACATTCAACTTATGCAGCAAAGCGATTTGGTGTAGTGGTTGTAGTACTGGCAATATTGGCCAAAACTGCAGCTGTCCGTGGCCTATACTAAATGCTTTAGAAAAAATATACTTGTTttattagcattttttttttttaatttcaatgttttaCTCCAAGCTTTATATTTGTTAAACTTGTTTATGttcttgactttttttttggtatttcaATGTTTTCCTTAGGACCTATGACTTAATTTTTCTGCATACATTAAATTTTGGAATAGTGGTCATCTTGCTATGCTCTATCCCACTATAGGATTTTTTAGATCAGCTACTATGCGCGACTGTCCGGGATAGAAAACTTAGCTATGAATATGTGAACTTCATTGTTACTTGGTTATTAAACATCATGACTGATGGATGAATGGTCAATAACTATTTCtccatgttttttttatggGATATCAAATCATGAACAAAAGTTAGCAATTACGTTATCTGGCATGGAGTTTATTTCATTTCTTGATGTACTAGGTGTAATATATTTAAGGTTCTTCTATACAGGTGGTTGGATTTGATCTAGTAGATGATGAAAGCAAACCAGAAAGGCGTCCAACTAAGCACATGCCTACTCCAGCTGAGTGGACAAATGAATTCAATCCAGCATATTCTTATTATCTCTATTACTGCTATGCAAACTTATACACACTCAACAAGGTTTATGTTATTCACCATTCGTCTCTATATAGAATTCTAGCTAGGCCTTTAACAATTGACCCTTGCCTTCGCTTCccttttttctctttcaatttcaaGCGCAATTATTCCTCGCTTTTGTCCATTTGTGTGTGTGTTGGGGGCGTTGAGTTCCTCAAGCATAGTAGTGAAAATAAGTAAAATGGAACATAGGGGTCAACTAGATTCTAGAAAGGAATTTTTGGTTACCATCTCACAAAATTAATATCTTACTGTCGGTTGGTTTCAGCTGCGTGAGTCTAAAGGAATGACAACAATTAAGTTGCGACCTCATTGTGGAGAGGTAATTTTCTGCATCCTAACTGTATGGCTTAATTTATCTATGTTTATTAAGACGGTATAATATTGATTTACTCATGCAGGCAGGCGATAGTGATCATTTGGCCGCTGCCTTCCTCCTATGCCATAACATTTCTCATGGCATTAATCTACGGAAGACTCCTGTTTTGCAATACTTATATTACCTTGCACAGGTTAGCCCTCAGGCAGAAATATTCATTTGGACAACATAGCTGTTATTTAAAACTTTAAATCTTTGTAGTCGGAAATTAATgtataaatcattttatttcCCATTACTTTAGATTGGgttaatcctttttttttttattcatgatAATATATTAATACCATTATCTTCTCTTTAGGTTGGATTAGCTATGTCGCCACTTAGCAATAATTCCCTTTTCTTGGACTATCACCGCAATCCCTTGCCCATGTTTTTCCAGCGAGGGCTGAATGTCTCTCTCTCTACAGATGATCCTTTGCAAATTCATTTGACTAAAGAGCCATTGTTAGAAGAATATAGTGTTGCAGCAAAGGTTGTTTTCTGCCAAATTCTTAGCCTGTTTGTTTAAAGGGTGGTCAAATATTATGTTGCCTTTCCTACAGATTATACATCATACTAAAACGTACATTGCAGGTATGGAAACTCTCCGCTTGTGACCTGTGTGAGATAGCTAGGAATTCTGTTTACCAATCTGGATTTTCACATCAAGCCAAGGTAATTGAGAAGATTGTTGGAATTTCATCCTTTAAGATTATTATTTTATGGGgttaaataatttgatatttgatttgagggttctatcttttatttatgttacatttttaacaacaaaatatctgATCCATATACTCGGGCTATATAGAAAGGTATGCACACCAGGATTTTAGGTCTTCTCATTGTATATCAGGATCATTCTCGTATTTTTACCGACTACTCCAAACTCTTGTTTACTTAATTCCTTCCATATTCATGAGTGTCTTCATTTTCTGTTTACGTTATCATATCATAATTTTATCTTTTCACAGTTACACTGGCTAGGGGATAAATATTTCTTGAGAGGTTCTGAAGGAAATGACATTCACAAGACAAATGTTCCCAGTTTGAGGATCTCTTTCCGATATGAGGTTGaaagtttgaaacaaacattttgttttatccgtgctttttttatttagttattctTTTATGATTGCCATTCTAGTATTCTTTCGTGATCAAGATTCTTGGTGCTTATGCAGACATGGAAGGATGAAATGCAATATATTTACGCTGGTCAAGCTACCTTTCCTGAAGATGTAGATCCATGAAGCTAGCCAAATGAAACTCACGGTCACACTGTGATATTAGATGCTTTGCGTCAGTGCTTTGGTCAACTTTCTTTTGATGAGCAACAGTTATGGCAGGGACAAGCTATTATTACTTTAAGCTAAGTCACACTTATGTTTTTAACATAATTAACAAGCCAATGACATGCCCTCTTGCAAGTTTTGTTTCATATTGGGCCGCATCAGTAGCTTAAAGGAATAGTTTGGTAAGCATTGGCGTCAGGAACACTTTTGTAAGTTATTTATTAGAAGTCATCAGGTAGTtagtaattaataataatgttacAATTTTGTTCTTCATCAGTATGAATAGGCAGAGTCAGGGTTTCTAATCCTTTGTAACAAAAACATAAGTGTGACTTAGCTTCTAAGCCTCTGATAATTGTGACATGAGAGATTATTATATCAATTATAGAACTACTATTGACTTTCATTCACATTGTCAGCTTGCCAGATCGAGAGCACATATACACGAGTATTTTAACAGCAACTTGAATGTGTAATTGAAAATCTAAGTCAACTAGTTCCTACGTTCAATGCGGAGTAGACATTTTGTCATATTATAAGTATGAACTAAGCTGGAATTACTCTCAATTCAGTTCTTGGAAGGTTAGAAGGAAGTAACATTGAAATTACtagaataaatttttatattgcCAATTTGCAAGAACACATATGCGCTTATGCAAAATCAAAGTCAACTATGCAGATTAGACTTTTTAATCttaatttatatcatattcGTATGATCTAGCTGTAATCACTCTTCAATAAAAGCTGCATACACTTAATTCAGTTCTTCAAGGAGAATTTCGTTGAAATAAGTGTCACTTTGCAATAATAATATacctttcaaatattatttttttacaagttgATGTTAATATCTTTCAGTTGAATATTTTTAGATCCTCCTTTTTCTAACTTCTAGTTGAAATTAATATCTTTCTCAATCCTATCTTTTCTTTACTTTAATGGTTGAGACTCGAGGAAGCTGCATCTGTTCGCGAGTATATATAATAAGAAGGGAGGTGGAATTTCCATAAACAAGTCTCATAATCTATTGCCTGTAGCAATACCATATGGcaaaatcatcatcatcctcctcctcctcctcctctaccAAACCTAAACAAACACATGAGGTATTCCTTAGCTTCAGAGGCGAGGATACTCGCAAGACTTTCACAAGCCATCTTAATAGTGCATTAAAAAGGTTAGATATCAAGACCTATATCGACGATAATCTTGAAAGGGGAGATGAAATATCGCAAGCGCTTTTGAAGGCAATCGAGGAAGCGAAACTATCAGTGATTGTTTTTTCGAAAAACTATGCAACTTCAAAATGGTGTTTAGAGGAAGTTGTGAAGATACTCGAGTGTAGAAAAAACAGAGGGCAAATAATATTGCCAGTTTTCTATGAAATTGATCCTTTCCATGTTCGACATCAATTAGGAAGTTATGCTGATGCATTTGTTAAGCATGAGCAGCGTTTTGCAAGTACAATGAATATTGTGCAAAAATGGAGGGATGCTTTAGGAGAAGCAGCCAACCATTCTGGGTGGGATTGCACCATCAACaggtaattatttattatatatatgcatgttaaTTCATTAGCTTTTAGAAATTTATGTATTATATGTTTGtttctaatatattttaatattatgtttggtaGCATAATTA
Coding sequences within it:
- the LOC123895655 gene encoding probable AMP deaminase; this encodes MDPSSSTSLPQSLHLAMAALLGASFMAISAFYIHRRTVDHVLHRIVEIRRAPPAVTTDEANSDEEENSGDDLSGFDGGETETDNDSRNYQGTLSRSLDENTNLLRNYRVSSSMPDVVSATEWFPDGRKNRSSSHDNLNSVPLGLPSLRTSSKLESSQISSSYKRIASVGRINTPRSPGRNTFENADDSDDDGTQLSEDNRIPFYPVTRDSSNSYGLNSTVPFRVDDVNAANNQMFGEVSKEAGAGTNINGAMTDSTSVNAAGNDLVFVNNVLSARSTMLEPMNIEEEEVCKMIRECLDLRKKYVYKENVVPWKAEPVETNSDPFHFEPVEATGHHFRMEDGVVRVFANKTDTEELFPVASATSFFTHMDYILKVMSIGNVRSACYHRLRFLEEKFRLHLLLNADREFVAQKSAPHRDFYNIRKVDTHIHHSACMNQKHLLRFIKSKLRKEPDEVVIFRDGKYMTLKEVFESLDLTGYDLNVDLLDVHADKSTFHRFDKFNLKYNPCGQSRLREIFLKQDNLIQGRFLAEVTKQVLLDLEASKYQMAEYRISVYGRKQSEWDQLASWFVNNALYSKNAVWLIQLPRLYNIYRSMGIVTSFQNILDNVFIPLFEATVDPNSHPQLHLFLMQVVGFDLVDDESKPERRPTKHMPTPAEWTNEFNPAYSYYLYYCYANLYTLNKLRESKGMTTIKLRPHCGEAGDSDHLAAAFLLCHNISHGINLRKTPVLQYLYYLAQVGLAMSPLSNNSLFLDYHRNPLPMFFQRGLNVSLSTDDPLQIHLTKEPLLEEYSVAAKVWKLSACDLCEIARNSVYQSGFSHQAKLHWLGDKYFLRGSEGNDIHKTNVPSLRISFRYETWKDEMQYIYAGQATFPEDVDP
- the LOC123895663 gene encoding disease resistance protein RPV1-like; its protein translation is MAKSSSSSSSSSSTKPKQTHEVFLSFRGEDTRKTFTSHLNSALKRLDIKTYIDDNLERGDEISQALLKAIEEAKLSVIVFSKNYATSKWCLEEVVKILECRKNRGQIILPVFYEIDPFHVRHQLGSYADAFVKHEQRFASTMNIVQKWRDALGEAANHSGWDCTINRTESELVEEIAMDVLQKLNRVYVGDLDDQINKLEQLAQLQLQYYKSIDTYANKLSHEATIERVTELKMKRSVRMLRLTPEMLSYMEDSEAYEKLF